DNA from Dama dama isolate Ldn47 chromosome 5, ASM3311817v1, whole genome shotgun sequence:
CTCATCTCTGCACCGTGAAGTGGCCCCTGCTCATCGTGGATCCAGGAGAGGCCCGGCAGTCTGCCCTCGGGCCCCTGTTGTACAACCGCCCCCTGTGTGCCACTGATGGgggaggaggctcctctcagccccCAGGTCCCCAGCTCCTCATCCTTCTACCCAGCGTCTTCTCCTCTGGCTCCTGTCCATTCTcagtctctctctgcttctcaacGGGGAGTAGCCTCTGCCCAGAGGCGGAGTGTGAAGAAGGGGTCAAGGAAGGCTGGGAACAGCTGATCTGTGTCTAACGTGGGCAGCGAGGGGCCCGAGATGGGGGGAGCTACAGCCTGAGGGATGTGTACCCTGGGGGGAACCAGAATCAAGATGGGACATAGCAAGTTTTCTGGGGTCATAGGGCCAATTTGTAAGGCAGGAAGTGGACTTTGGGGTCTTGTGGGGGCAGAGTCTCATGGTTGCCACAAGCTTCAGGTTGGAACAGAGAGACCTCTCTGGTCAATATCAGGAccaatacatcatgcaaaatgccaggctagatgaatcacaagttggaatcaagattgccaggagaaatgtcaataacctgagatatgcagatgacaccactccaaaggcagaaagtgaagaggaactgaagggcctcttgatggtgaaaaaggaaaatgaaagagctggcttaaaattcaacattcgaaaaactaaaatcatggcatcccattctatcacttcatagcaaatagatggggaaacaatagacaCAGAGATagactttttttcttgggctccaaaatcactgaagacagtgattgcagccatgaaaataaaagatgcttgctctttagaagaaaagctatgacaaacttagacaacatatttaaaagcagagtcattacttagCCAagaaaggttcatatagtcaaaactatacgATTTTTCCAGTacagatgtatggatgtgagagctggaccataaagaaggccgagtggcgtagaattggtgcttttgaattgtggtgctggacaagactcttgagagtccctccaacagtaaggagatcaaaccagtcaaacctacaagaaatcaaccctgaatattcattggaaggactgatgctgaagctgaagctccaatactttggccacctgatacaaagagtcgactcattggaaaagaccataatgctgggaaagattgaaggcaagaggagaaaacgtgatagaggatgagatggttggatggaatcttCGACTCGATAGCCATGAGTTGGAGGAAatactgggagatagtgaagggcagtgaaggctggcatgctacagtccatgggaacacaaagagttggacaccgcttagtgaataaacaacaacaacaaagacagacAGGCTGATGAGTATGAAATCCACCCCCGACCACAAGAGAATGTGTCACAAAGGGTGGAGACATTCCTGGAAGGAGGAACCCAGCTTGTCCCTGACcataggaggtgggaggggcatggGGCAGGGGGGGGCATGTGGGATGGAGAGAGGACCAGCTGTGGGTTGGGTGAGGAGGGGGCAGCCTCCCCGATGGAGAGGCCCTGCATGTGTCCAGTCCCTGATTTAGAGGAGCTGAGGGTAGCAGGTCCTTGCACCGGACCAGGCGTGTTCCCCTCCCCCTAAGCTTCCTgtcccctgacccctgacccatCTGATCTGACCAAGGACAGCACCAGGAAGCAGAGAGGTCCAGAGAAGCAGAAGTAGGGATGGGAAGggcctgtctgaggaggtctgACCCTGTCCCTGCCCGGGGCCTGGCTCTGCTGCAGGTGACATCCCTGCTGGGGAAATGACCCCGAGGGCCAGGGCCGGGTGGCTGCCTTCAGCTCTGCTGCTGCTCCAGGTCCCAGGTGAGCGGCTGAGCCcttcctggggaggggagggggcagggctggagCTGGATGAgccggggggagggggagaaggttTGAGGAGGGTCCGCTGCCTGTCTCAGCAGCGAGCAGGAGGGTTCAGGGCGTCAAGCAGGTGAGGCTGGTCCACTGTGCTGGTGGGAGGGGCGCCTGTGATGGTCACACCTCAATGGTCACAGTCAGAGGTGACCTCCtggggcacccccccccccacacacacacggaggTGTTCCCATCCTGGGCTCTTCTGTCTCTGAGGACACCCTCTCCTCGGTGAGGAAAGAGCTCCTCCCCATATTCTTCCCCTGGCCTGAGGAAGGCTCCCTTGCTGCCTTGACCACCTCCAGACCCCACGGACGGCTGACAGACCCGCATCCGGGGCTCTTCTGACCCAGGCCCAGCTGATGAAAGCTGAACCTGATTGTTTTCCAGGCTGTTTGTCCTTGAGTGGCCCGAGCAGAGTTACGGGCATCGTGGGGGGATCGCTGAGCGTGGAGTGTCGGTACCGGGAGGAATTCATAAACAATTCCAAATACTGGTGCAAATTCCCGTGTGTGTTATTGTGGAAGATCATGGAGAccagagagtcagagagagaagtgAGGAGGGGCCGCGTGTCCATCAGAGACCATCCTGCGAGCCTCACCTTCACAGTGACCTTGGAGAGCCTCAGAGAGGAGGATGCGGGAACATATGTATGTGGGATTGATGTGCGATTTTCAATTAATCCCACCTTCCAGGTGGAAGTGTCTGTGATCCCAGGTGAGCCTGTGACGTCAACTCTAGGGCTGCTGACTGTACCTGGGACCCTGACCCTCAGGGAGGACCTGGAGCGGAGGGTGTCCTGGGATCCGTGATCAGGACCCAGGGCTGAGTGGTCGACAGGCACATGTGCACCTCTGGTTCTTCGAGACCTCCTCTGTGTCTACCCTGACACACCCGCACAGCTGAAGCTCTCCtgggtggaaggggagggagataCACCCTGAATCTGGGTGCCTGCTGCCTTTCTGACCTGACAAGGGTCAGGTCTACTCTGAAGGTGACTCTGTGTCTCTTCCTGGACCTCTCTGGCAAGCCCTAGGGGACAGGGACCAGCAGGGCCAGCAGAGGACATTGCAGTGTCGTGGAGGGCTCCTGGGGCCCCAGCCTCACCGAGCTGGTCCTGGGGATCTGCAGCAGCCTCGAGAGGGGGGAGGCAGAGTCCCGGATCCCACGTGGGGCTCTGGATGATTTGGAGACCCCTCTCTGCTCCAGCCTGACCTTGCCTCTCCCTCTTCTTCTGGCACCTGGTACCCAAGGAGGAAACCCAGAGGGGCCCGTTAGGCAAAGAAGGATGAGGAAAGGTAAAGAGGAAAAGGGTCTTAGGAGGTGTTATGGCTCTCAGTAGACCACCACATGCTGAAAATGAATccttaaacttttctttctttctctttggccgtgctgggtcttgacTGCTGCACGCGGGCCTTCTCCGGCTGCAGTGAGCATGGGATGCTCTTTGCTGCGGCGCTCGGGCTTCTTGCTCAGTGGCATCTCCTGCTGCGGAgcgcgggctctagagcacaggctcaggcattgtgcacgcctggtggcgtgtgggatcttcccagaccaaggattgaacccctgtcccctgcagtgggaggcacattctttgccactggaccaccagggaagccccaataagacTTCTTTAACAGAAGGCTGCTCTGGTTTCCTAGGAAGCCAGCCACAATCCTCTGTCCACACACACGCTTTCTCCCCTGACTGCTTGCTCTGACGTAGCCCCCGGCTCCCCGAGCTCCTTCCTGCTGGCCCCTGCTTCTCTCTCACGAGGGaggtttcctttgtgtgtttcTCTTTACAAGAACAGAACTGAAAGTTGACTGGTTCCGCGGGGTGTGTCGGGGAAGGGCTTTGTCCACTAACCTCAGGAGAGGCCACATTTCATGGGGTCCACCAGGCCggtatttctctagatctttccGGTCATGCCCTCTCATGGAGAGGACTGCCTGGGACCCTGGGCCTGGCTGACAGGGACACGGGGTCTCCTGATTCAGCTCAGACTCAGCTGCAGGACTTTCCATCTGAGCTTCGCTCCAGCCTCTCCCCTTGCCCGTCACTGTCCACCCCGTCTCTCTGTGTTAATCCCTAAAGAATACGGGTCACTGCGCGTTTGTCCCCTGGCAGGGTGGGCCAGGAGGACAGAGGTGTGTCTGTGGCTGGGGTGACCTGGAGCCAAGTGCCCTCTCTACACTCTCAGATCCCCAGGGGAGCAGGGTCATAAGCCTCTGCCAGTGCCCATCTTGGTGGGGGCATctggagaggggcagggaggggggccgAGGGTGTTGGTCAGGCCTGGGTGTGGCCAAGGGGTGGTGGACACAGCACGTCCATCCAGATGGCGTGAGTGACCTTGACTGTGAGTCAGAGCCACACTGGGACGGAGAGGGGGACCCAGGGAATGAAACAGGTCCTAACTTGTGTTTCTCCCTCAGTCACTATGACAACCACCAGCCCCGAGAGGTCCACAAGCACCCCGGAGTCTCCCACGACCCTGCCAGTGCCCACCTGGAGCACCGTGTCTGGGCCGGAGGCCCCTGATCCCGGCCAAGCTCATCGGTAAGGGACCCCCATCCCAGGACATCTCACCTGGGTGATTTCTCGGTGAGCCCAGGGAGTAACAGGCCAGTGTCCCTTCACCAAAGACcctaatttattcaacaaattctGTAACAAGAAGTAAGGGTCCTACTAAGTGCCTGGAACTCTCGTTGACTTGGGATGCAGCAGCAAAGCACACAGACCCAGTCCTGCCCTGACAGAGTCGTGTTCTAAGAGGGGACTCACATGATGAACAGATCGACACGCCAGTCGTATAAATACACGACCTACTGATGATTGCTTGGAGGACAATGTCACCTGGGTGATGGGCCAGCATGTGTGGGAGGGTGGTGGAGTTTGCTAGTTAACACACAATGATGAGAGGGCCCCTAACTGATTCCAGACACTTGAGTGGAGGCCCGCAGGATCTGGGGGGCCAGGTATGCCGGGATCCTCAGAAATAAGGCCCCAGGCACATGGAGGAACAGGGTGAACCAAAGGCCCCCAGCCAGGGGCAGGGCAGGAAACAGATGCTCTAGGCATTGGTGACCCCTCTGTCCCCTGCAGCCCTGCTCATCAGCATCATCTTGCTGAAGAGACCTGGCCTCTGATGGTGCAGAGCTGAGGGGGTCACTCTTTCACCAGCCAAGGGCTTTAAAGGACTGGAGCTTTGGAGACCCTGGGCAGATACTGGCTGCTCACTGAATAAGACAGAAGAGTTCCTGTGCTCAAGAAGGTGATGCTCTACTGGCTAGCAGACATCAACCAAGTCTCCCAGTATTGGGTTCAGTACCCTAGACCGCAAATCCCCCACATGAGGAGTGTCTTAGATgtttccgtcatgtctgactctgtgacccccacggactctagcccaccaggctcctctgtccatgggattctccaggcaggaatactggagtgggtagccaatctcttcttgaggggatcttcctgaccctgaatCCAACCcgggtgtctcctgcatcgcaggcagattctttaccctctgggcCTCTGGGGAAGCCCCCATGAGGAGGGCTCAGATAGAAACCCTCCTAAGGCCCAGGTCCCCCTTGGATCTCTGGTCTCCCTCACATGATTCTCATAGCCACATCCACCCTTATGTCCACAGTCCTAAATCTCAGGGGCAATTCTTGAAGTTCAGGGTCCAGAAGTCATTCAAGTGGGGCTGCTCTGTGTTGGGTTGATCCTTGTTTAGATTCTTGAGGCCACAGAACCTGGACGCGGGCCAAGCAAGGTGGAGAGCCCAGGGTCTCCCTGAGGATGCTGCTCACTGTCTGTCCCCGTATCCCCACAGGCCCCTGCTGGGCAGCATCCACTTCCTGCTCCTGGTCTTCCTGAAGGTGCCCCTGCTCCTCGGCATGCTCGGTGCCGTCCTCTGGGTCAACAGGCCTCTGAGGAGCTCTGCAGACAGACGGAGTCGGTCCATTTATGAGAACCAGTAGCCCCCGTGTTCATCGTGTTCTCTTCGATGATGCAGTCGGACCACTGAATGGAAATGACCTTCTGACTCACCTGTCCTGTATCACACTCTACCACTCTCTCAGAATACTGCCTTTGTGGATTTCCTTGTAGCTTTCTTTCCTTGCCCATGATTCTCTGAAACCAAAAGCATACCTCCTCAATGGGTGCTTCTGAACTGTGACCACAGATCAATATTGACTTCAGAGCTTTCAGCTCATCCGCGGAGCATCACTCATGCACTGaagtctcaggggccctctctgCAGGCTTCAAACCCTAGGAGTGTGGGAATCTGGCTTTTGGATCTGTTTTGATGGATCCAGGCAGTTCCATGGTTTCCCACATGATCTGTGCTACCATAATCACCCACCTTCCACAGGTCTCGGATCCAGAGTGGGGAAACTTCCAGTTGCTGAATGTGTCTATTTAATTAGGCATTCTAAACTCAGGAAACAACAATGCAGAGAGTCGACAGTCCACGGAGCCAGCATGCATGGGACCTGAATCAAGACTCCATTCTGCATGAACTTTCACATCCCACTGTTCTGTCTAATGGCCCGAAGGACCATGTGGGATTCTCCAATTGGTGTCAGTTCAGAACAGAATCCAGCATTGCATGGAAAACCAGATTATTCCCTTCCCCATGCCCAGTCAAACTGGTTCGTGTGTTTAGGTCCTTTGTGGATGGCTGGTAGAAAATAACCATATGAAATTTATGCAACTATCACAgaatccttccttcctccttttgaaaGTTAACTCAAGTCCCACTGTCACCCCATCATTCAAGGTCCGTGGTTATAGACCTGGTTCAAGTTTTGAAATCGATTGAGGGGCCATGAGTGAGTCTTCTATTCAGTAGCTTAGTCTCCATGACTTGTACGACCAAAGACCTGGGTAGGCTTCCCACAGTTTCAGTTCAAACTGCATCGTGATGAACTTGCCAGCACCAAAGATCTCTGAGAGGCAGGTTATCATCCTGACTCATCTGTTTGaagcagccaggacctgggcaaTTGCGCCCACTTTTCATGCAGCAAATATATGGAGAGAGGACCAAAGCAGTAACCAGTAACCTAGGCATTACTTCCAACCATgattaaacagaagaaaaagctCAGCTTTTGTTGCTCATATTCCAGTTGGTGGACAGAGAGAAATAACAGATACAATAGTGCAGGTATGCAGACATGCAGAAATGTCCAAGTCCATATTGAAGGGTATCTTTAGTAACACAACATAAGAGGAGGTGCTATTGGTGAGACAGTAAGGGATGAGTCCTATCATCCTTGTGAAGAGGGTGATCTTTAACCAAGTCCAGAAGAAAGGAATGCAGTGAGCCCTGTGGGCACCTGGACGAAGTGTCCTCAGGCAAAGGGAACTGCGGGTGCAAACGTCCTGCCTTGGGAGCATCTTAGATGCGGATGCAGGGGAGAGCAGAGGGCAGATGCTTGCAGGGTCCACTGGTGCCAAGTTCTCCAAGAATCATGATCCAGTCGTGTTCACCAGCCTGagtagaaaaaggaaaagcaggatTGGAGAAGTTAGTTTCCTGAAAGCAGGGGAGTCCTGAGAGAGGAATTCAGTCATTGATCCCTTAGCTGAATTGCCACAGGCTATGCTGGAAAGACAGTGGGCTTCAGGCAAGAAGGTGATATCAGCTCTTG
Protein-coding regions in this window:
- the LOC133057861 gene encoding CMRF35-like molecule 6 isoform X1, producing MTPRARAGWLPSALLLLQVPGCLSLSGPSRVTGIVGGSLSVECRYREEFINNSKYWCKFPCVLLWKIMETRESEREVRRGRVSIRDHPASLTFTVTLESLREEDAGTYVCGIDVRFSINPTFQVEVSVIPGGNPEGPVRQRRMRKVTMTTTSPERSTSTPESPTTLPVPTWSTVSGPEAPDPGQAHRPLLGSIHFLLLVFLKVPLLLGMLGAVLWVNRPLRSSADRRSRSIYENQ
- the LOC133057861 gene encoding CMRF35-like molecule 6 isoform X2; the encoded protein is MTPRARAGWLPSALLLLQVPGCLSLSGPSRVTGIVGGSLSVECRYREEFINNSKYWCKFPCVLLWKIMETRESEREVRRGRVSIRDHPASLTFTVTLESLREEDAGTYVCGIDVRFSINPTFQVEVSVIPVTMTTTSPERSTSTPESPTTLPVPTWSTVSGPEAPDPGQAHRPLLGSIHFLLLVFLKVPLLLGMLGAVLWVNRPLRSSADRRSRSIYENQ
- the LOC133057861 gene encoding CMRF35-like molecule 6 isoform X4 gives rise to the protein MTPRARAGWLPSALLLLQVPVTMTTTSPERSTSTPESPTTLPVPTWSTVSGPEAPDPGQAHRPLLGSIHFLLLVFLKVPLLLGMLGAVLWVNRPLRSSADRRSRSIYENQ
- the LOC133057861 gene encoding CMRF35-like molecule 6 isoform X3 — its product is METRESEREVRRGRVSIRDHPASLTFTVTLESLREEDAGTYVCGIDVRFSINPTFQVEVSVIPGGNPEGPVRQRRMRKVTMTTTSPERSTSTPESPTTLPVPTWSTVSGPEAPDPGQAHRPLLGSIHFLLLVFLKVPLLLGMLGAVLWVNRPLRSSADRRSRSIYENQ